A genome region from Panicum virgatum strain AP13 chromosome 4K, P.virgatum_v5, whole genome shotgun sequence includes the following:
- the LOC120701845 gene encoding homeobox-leucine zipper protein ROC8-like — MDSGDEHEGSSNQHQRKQRQYHRHTPRQIQQLEAMFKECPHPDENQRAALGQELDLEPQQIKFWFQNRRTQMKAQHERASNSFLRMENDKIRCENITMREALRNVVCPNCVGQPVTDYFNEQNLRMENTRLKQELDRLSSITSKYLGRPLTQGPPTSVPSLDLSVGGMPGAGLGGGPSLDLDLLSGCSSAMLPPVEEMERPMMMDLAARAMDELIRLAQAGRQLWDKGAPGGAPETLSVAAYDGLFAAPGGAFRPPDISVEGSRDSGLVFMSAVALVDVFMDTNKWTEFFPGIVSKAHTGDVIMSGGLGGSIESLVMMYEELHMVAPVVPTREFSFLRYCKQIEPGLWAVADVSPDALRGVPYGMPPRSRRLPSGCLIADMPNGYSNVTWVEHMEFEHTAPISALYRSLVLSGAAFGAHRWLAALQRACERVASLAMLGPPHHDLAGAGVTPEGKRSTTKLSRQMVRLFCASLSSSPLQRWVLLPGATDVSVRVGAQRSAEPGQPTSVVLTAATSIWLPVPAGHAFAFLRDETARSQWDVLAHANQVQEVLRIPSGSNPDNCVSVLRGMTDANQDGGMLILQESSTDASGSSLVVYSPIDLLTANVVMSGEDASGVPLLPSGFAILPDVRPGPGAGASSSSGGGPLGTISPGCCVVTVAFQIRVSSLPSARVDAESMATVTGLIGNTVQQIKAALNCAGP, encoded by the exons atggactCCGGTGACGAACACGAGGGCTCCAGCAACCAGCACCAGCGGAAGCAGAGGCAGTACCACCGCCACACCCCGCGCCAGATTCAGCAGCTCGAGGC GATGTTCAAGGAGTGCCCGCACCCGGACGAGAACCAGCGCGCCGCGCTCGGCCAGGAGCTCGACCTGGAGCCGCAGCAGATCAAGTTCTGGTTCCAGAACCGCCGCACCCAGATGAAG GCGCAGCACGAGCGCGCGAGCAACTCCTTCCTGCGCATGGAGAACGACAAGATCCGGTGCGAGAACATCACCATGCGCGAGGCGCTCAGGAACGTCGTCTGCCCCAACTGCGTCGGCCAGCCCGTCACGGACTACTTCAACGAGCAGAATCTCCGCATGGAGAACACCCGCCTCAAGCAAGAG CTGGACCGGTTGTCGAGCATAACCTCCAAGTACCTCGGACGGCCGTTGACGCAGGGGCCGCCTACGTCGGTGCCGTCACTGGACCTGTCCGTGGGCGGGATGCCCGGggcggggctcggcggcgggccGTCGCTGGACCTCGACCTCCTCAGCGGGTGCTCCTCAGCGATGCTGCCGCCGGTGGAGGAAATGGAGCGCCCCATGATGATGGACCTGGCGGCGCGCGCCATGGACGAGCTCATCCGGCTCGCGCAGGCCGGGAGGCAACTCTGGGACAAGGGCGCGCCCGGGGGCGCGCCGGAGACACTCAGCGTCGCCGCCTACGACGGCCTCTtcgcggcgcccggcggcgcgtTCCGCCCGCCGGACATCAGCGTCGAGGGGTCCAGGGACTCGGGGCTCGTCTTCATGAGCGCCGTCGCGCTCGTCGACGTCTTCATGGACACG AACAAGTGGACGGAGTTCTTCCCCGGCATCGTGTCCAAGGCGCACACCGGCGATGTCATCATGAGCGGCGGCTTGGGCGGCAGCATCGAGTCGTTGGTCATG ATGTACGAGGAGCTGCACATGGTGGCGCCCGTCGTCCCGACCCGCGAGTTCAGCTTCCTCCGCTACTGCAAGCAGATCGAGCCGGGCCTGTGGGCCGTCGCCGACGTCTCCCCGGACGCGCTGCGCGGCGTGCCCTACGGCatgccgccgcgctcgcgccgccTCCCGTCGGGGTGCCTCATCGCCGACATGCCCAATGGCTACTCCAAT GTGACCTGGGTCGAGCACATGGAGTTCGAGCACACGGCCCCCATCAGCGCGCTCTACCGCAGCCTGGTGCTGAGCGGCGCTGCGTTCGGGGCGCACCGGTGGCTCGCCGCGCTGCAGCGCGCGTGCGAGCGCGTCGCGTCCCTCGCCATGCTCGGGCCGCCGCATCACGAcctcgccggagccggag TGACTCCGGAGGGGAAGCGGAGCACGACGAAGCTGTCGCGGCAGATGGTGAGGCTCTTCTGCGCGAGCCTGAGCTCGTCGCCGCTGCAGCGGTGGGTGCTGCTGCCGGGCGCGACGGACGTGAGCGTCCGCGTGGGAGCGCAGCGCAGCGCCGAGCCGGGCCAGCCCACCAGCGTCGtcctcaccgccgccacctccatctGGCTGCCCGTCCCCGCTGGCCACGCCTTCGCCTTCCTCCGCGACGAGACCGCGCGATCCCAG TGGGACGTCCTGGCGCACGCCAACCAGGTTCAGGAGGTGTTGCGCATCCCCAGTGGCTCCAACCCTGACAACTGCGTCTCCGTGCTGAGA GGGATGACCGACGCGAACCAGGACGGCGGCATGCTGATCCTTCAGGAGAGCAGCACGGACGCGTCGGGGTCGTCGCTGGTGGTGTACTCGCCGATCGACCTCCTGACGGCGAACGTGGTGATGAGCGGCGAGGACGCGTCGGGCGTCCCGCTGCTGCCGTCGGGCTTCGCCATCCTGCCCGACGTCCGGCCGGGGCCCGGCGCGGGCGCGTCcagctccagcggcggcggcccgctggGGACGATCTCGCCGGGCTGCTGCGTCGTCACCGTCGCGTTCCAGATCCGCGTCAGCAGCCTGCCGTCGGCCCGGGTCGACGCCGAGTCTATGGCCACCGTCACCGGCCTGATCGGCAACACCGTGCAGCAGATCAAGGCGGCGCTCAACTGCGCTGGCCCCTGA
- the LOC120701846 gene encoding putative cyclin-dependent kinase F-2, translating to MSTAAGVETVAASVTDTVATRLAAICDMIHAHRTSGTPISARRAAAISAMIDDVAAAAAEGRPRAFRRRRRMASARGYKQEGRRLGQQGGRGGVVVAARHRATGRAVAVKSLHRRSGGSYAGDVLREACFTAAGGGHPSLVAFRTVARKPGTADYSIVMDHVGPSLRAVMGGRGGRPFPEAEARRIMRQLLAGAGALHERGIVHRDVRPDNILVGDGGAVKLCNYGAAKSMAEKDPPCYDPAGTCAYAAPEVLVKSADHGELVDAWSLGCVMAELLTGKPPFAGEDEAHQLFKIFDVVGVPCRRAWQALKPQVHDDKVQLWRARQHRRAGPRNRLRELVPEETLSGEGFHVLKGLLSCDPEKRLTAAAALQCPWFAEDDDDAPVSGRIITVSKISAMASKSLSSLSLAMSSVGCALAGLLRPKALWL from the coding sequence AtgtccaccgccgccggagTTGAGACTGTCGCCGCCTCCGTGACTGACACTGTCGCCACTCGGCTCGCGGCCATCTGCGACATGATCCATGCGCACCGCACCTCCGGGACGCCGATCAGCGCCAGAcgagccgccgccatctccgcgATGAtcgacgacgtcgccgccgccgccgccgaggggaggccgagggcattcaggcggaggcgccggatgGCCAGCGCCCGCGGGTACAAGCAGGAGGGCCGCAGGCTCGGCCAGcagggcgggcgcggcggcgtcgtcgtcgcggcgcgccaccgcgccacgGGCCGCGCCGTGGCCGTCAAGTCCCTCCACCGCAGGAGCGGCGGGAGCTACGCCGGCGACGTGCTGCGCGAGGCCTGCttcacggcggccggcgggggccaCCCCTCGCTCGTCGCGTTCCGCACCGTCGCGCGCAAGCCGGGCACCGCGGACTACTCCATCGTGATGGACCACGTCGGGCCGAGCCTCAGGGCGGTGAtgggtggccgcggcggccggccgttCCCGGAGGCCGAGGCGCGCCGCATCATGCGGCAGCTGCTGGCCGGCGCCGGGGCCTTGCACGAGCGTGGGATCGTCCACCGGGACGTCAGGCCCGACAACAtcctcgtcggcgacggcggcgccgtcaAACTCTGCAACTACGGGGCGGCCAAGTCCATGGCCGAGAAGGACCCGCCGTGCTACGACCCGGCCGGAACGTGCGCTTACGCCGCGCCGGAGGTGCTGGTGAAGAGCGCCGACCACGGCGAGCTCGTGGACGCATGGTCGCTCGGCTGCGTGATGGCGGAGCTCCTCACCGGCAAGCCGCCGTTCGCGGGGGAGGACGAGGCGCACCAGCTCTTCAAGATCTTCGACGTGGTCGGCGTGCCGTGCAGGAGGGCGTGGCAGGCACTCAAGCCCCAGGTCCACGACGACAAGGTGCAGCTGTGGCGAGCGCGGCAGCACCGGCGAGCGGGGCCCCGCAATCGACTGCGCGAGCTGGTCCCGGAGGAGACGCTGTCAGGCGAAGGTTTTCATGTCCTGAAAGGGCTCTTGTCGTGCGATCCCGAGAAGCGGctgacggcggccgccgcgctccaGTGTCCGTGGTtcgccgaggacgacgacgacgctccTGTTTCGGGGAGGATCATCACGGTTTCCAAGATCAGCGCCATGGCCAGCAAGTCGTTGTCCTCGTTGTCACTGGCCATGTCCTCCGTTGGATGTGCGCTAGCAGGTTTACTCAGGCCCAAGGCATTGTGGCTGTGA
- the LOC120704614 gene encoding uncharacterized protein LOC120704614, producing MVEAGASFMDKVEAAADEGGGVDKGEGEEEIGEMAPVEPLPEPPDDGGPVAWPMPDFCPLTIDGAVKESFLETLRKDAAETERPPREGVEAEEVMSPDSRPSSSKRHRTGTASPSSRSSPYRNILQVFQQCRQDVVGETPAKNC from the exons atggTGGAGGCCGGCGCGAGCTTCATG GATaaggtcgaggcggcggcggacgagggcggcggcgtggacaagggcgagggggaggaggagattgGGGAGATGGCGCCCGTGGAGCCGCTGCCGGAGCCCCCCGACGACGGCGGGCCCGTCGCGTGGCCCATGCCGGATTTCTGCCCTCTCACG ATCGACGGGGCCGTGAAGGAGTCGTTCCTGGAGACCctgcggaaggacgcggcggagacgGAGCGGCCGCCGCGGGAGGGTGTGGAGGCCGAGGAAGTGATGAGCCCGGACTCGCGGCCGTCGAGCAGCAAGCGCCACCGCACCGGCACTGCCTCGCCGTCGTCCCGGAGCAGCCCCTACCGCAACATCCTGCAGGTGTTTCAGCAGTGCCGGCAGGACGTCGTCGGGGAGACTCCGGCGAAGAATTGCTAG